The following nucleotide sequence is from Paenibacillus andongensis.
TTCCGATCTCCAAAATGAGCAGAATGATGATCGTCGGCATTAAGCCGGGAAGCGTCACATTCGTCATCTGTTTCCATCTGCCTGCGCCGTCTATTTTAGCCGCTTCATATTGCTCCTGATCAATGCCGGTCAAAGCCGCCAAAAAGATGATCGTTCCCCAACCGATATGCTGCCACACACCCGACGATACATAGACGGAACGGAAAAAGCTCGGTTCAAGTAAAAATGTCGTTCGCTCCCCGCCGAAAAAGGCAATCACATCATTTATGACGCCATCACTGACGGTGAAATCTTTGATGATGCCGCAGATGACAACCAGTGAAATGAAATGAGGCATATACGTAAGGGTCTGAACCGTGCGTTTAAATAAGGCATGTCTCACTTCATTGAGAAGAAGCGCTAGCACGATCGGTGCCGGGAATCCGAACAATAGCTGATAGAAGCTGATAAGTACTGTGTTTTTTATTGTCCTCCAGAAATAAGGTCCGGTAAAGAAGGCTTGAAAATGTTCAAAGCCTACCCAATCGCTCCCCCAAATGCCAAGTCGTGGAGAAAAATCCTTAAAGGCAATAATAGCTCCATACATCGGCCCATAATGAAAGATCACATAATAAAGCAGCACTGGGATGAGCATGACATAAAGCAGTTTATTTCTACGAATATCGATCAATATCCCTAGTCGGGATCTCTTTTTCGCAATGAAGGGAATGATTGTTTCAGGACTCATTGTGTTCATTTCTCTGCTCCCTCTCTATCCTTGGGCTAATTTACTTGCAGGTGAATACCAACTACTTAGTATGAGAGGCGTAGTTTTCCGTATTCACCTGCAAGATGCCCTAAAGGTATTATCTTTTGTTGTAGCGGTCAAGCGCATCCTGATAAATTTTCGTCACCTTATCGATACCCATTTCATTAATGCGTTTTACATACTCATCAAACTTCTCGACGGGTTCCTTGCCCATGATGAATTTCACGAACATTTCTTCTTTATAACTGGTAATCGCTGTGTTAAGTTTGGCCAATTCTTTACTTTCTTCTACCGTTGGAGTTATGAATAGTGGCATTACATGCTTAGCCGCGTCCGTTTCACCCCAAATTTTAATCGCTTCGTCCTGTTCCTTGAATGTGTTGAAGCTTTTTCGAACATCACCTAGAAAAGGGCCATTCGGTTTCGTATATTGGGATACCATTTGTTGCAGGTTAAACTTCTCATTTTTAGTAATTTTTTCGCTAAATTTAGGGACATTGTTTTCCATCTTGTAGCTCTCGCCTTCAATACCGAAGTTGAACAGCAGGCTGCCTTTTTCACCGTAAGCATAATCCAACCATTTAACGGCAAGCTCAGCATTCTTCGAATCGCCTGTTACCGCTTTGCTGGCAACCGGATTGTACTTGAAGTCACGCTGTCCGATAAAAGCGCGTTCCCCTTGCTTCAAGGTCGGATACGGAGCAGCAACCAGTTGGAATTTCGGGTTTTTCTTCTTCCCGGTATCCATCCATCTGCCCATGCCGCCGCTTAAAAGACCTACCGTTG
It contains:
- a CDS encoding ABC transporter permease, with amino-acid sequence MNTMSPETIIPFIAKKRSRLGILIDIRRNKLLYVMLIPVLLYYVIFHYGPMYGAIIAFKDFSPRLGIWGSDWVGFEHFQAFFTGPYFWRTIKNTVLISFYQLLFGFPAPIVLALLLNEVRHALFKRTVQTLTYMPHFISLVVICGIIKDFTVSDGVINDVIAFFGGERTTFLLEPSFFRSVYVSSGVWQHIGWGTIIFLAALTGIDQEQYEAAKIDGAGRWKQMTNVTLPGLMPTIIILLILEIGKMMNVGFEKIILLYNPGTYETADVISSYVYRVGLQDFNYSFSSAVGLFNSVINFILLICSNWLSRKFNDTSLW